In one window of Vibrio sp. DW001 DNA:
- a CDS encoding DUF6482 family protein — protein MQKIQLEHWLHADHSGKHIAPKLYVIGCEDLSNYLLAVEYKHKLEPVHKDGEPMHFSSLEQVKDVLSRLGVESIYLRLHNTDDECSAIGDSIPYHDIEMSLQTH, from the coding sequence ATGCAAAAGATTCAGCTCGAACACTGGTTACATGCCGATCATTCTGGGAAACATATTGCACCAAAATTGTATGTCATTGGTTGTGAAGATCTGTCAAATTATCTACTTGCGGTGGAATACAAGCATAAATTGGAACCCGTTCACAAAGATGGAGAACCGATGCATTTTTCATCTCTTGAGCAAGTTAAGGATGTTCTTTCACGATTAGGTGTGGAGTCTATCTATTTACGTTTGCACAACACAGATGATGAATGCAGTGCCATTGGTGACTCTATTCCTTATCATGATATAGAAATGTCCTTGCAGACACATTAG
- the ptsP gene encoding phosphoenolpyruvate--protein phosphotransferase — MLTQLRDIVEKVIRLDDVHQALNLLVKETCIAMQTDCCTVYLANDQQQRLELMATQGLQLQGHSIHIDYSEALVGLVRRSAEPLNLAEASKHPNYKFFPQLGEQVYHSFLGTPIIHRKQVLGVLVIQQKSPRLFSEIEESFLMTLAAQVAVIVAHAQTKGHWLLAEQKTISISGIAASPGVAVGPFWWDNTQPELSNVLPASAVNTEQEHEWLMLAIENAITDFRRMRKKFDGELNKDALAIFDLFTHLLNDPMLRADLKAQINKGDRADWALRQVVETYSHRFAQMSDVYMRERAQDIKELGQRLLYFLHNSESGQIVLKKPVILVVRELTASILAGVPKEQLLAVISLEGAANSHAAILSRALGVPAIMGANLSPEAIHGRMGVVDGYSGKILVEPNDQLLQEYRSLQGEEFELSQMVEGELSQDACTNDGTKIEVLLNAGLSADTNIAINKGVDGVGLYRTEIQFLLQHRFPSEDEQAQQYRCVLKAYINKKVVMRTLDIGGDKPLPYLPIEEDNPFLGWRGIRFTLDHPDIFIIQLRAMLRASISLDNLRILLPMVSSCQELDEALKLIDQAFTEVKQFEPKVAKPEIGIMVEVPSMIYLLPMVADKVDFVSVGSNDLTQYLLAVDRNNSRVSDIYESIHPAVIMALKQILDTCNQYNIPVSLCGELAGDPVGALLLVGLGYRSLSMNTSNVARVKYLLRQTSAAELKSFSDKALTKRYSKDTYTMMLKYLENKNLAGFTRAGKQ; from the coding sequence ATGCTAACTCAGCTGAGGGATATAGTTGAAAAGGTTATAAGGCTTGATGATGTTCATCAAGCTTTGAACCTTTTGGTTAAAGAAACGTGTATTGCGATGCAAACAGACTGCTGTACTGTTTATTTGGCTAATGATCAGCAGCAGCGGCTTGAGTTAATGGCAACTCAAGGTCTGCAATTGCAAGGTCATTCTATTCATATAGATTACTCTGAGGCACTTGTGGGACTGGTGCGTCGCAGTGCCGAACCGCTAAATCTAGCGGAAGCCTCAAAACATCCAAATTATAAATTTTTTCCTCAATTAGGTGAGCAGGTTTACCATTCATTTCTTGGTACGCCAATCATTCACCGAAAACAAGTCTTAGGCGTTTTAGTCATTCAGCAAAAATCGCCTCGATTGTTTAGTGAAATCGAAGAGTCATTTTTGATGACACTTGCCGCACAGGTAGCAGTTATCGTTGCTCATGCCCAAACGAAGGGCCATTGGTTGCTTGCGGAACAAAAGACAATAAGCATCTCTGGTATTGCGGCTTCTCCAGGTGTCGCTGTAGGTCCATTCTGGTGGGACAATACCCAACCTGAACTCTCAAACGTTTTACCCGCTTCTGCTGTAAATACCGAACAAGAACATGAATGGTTAATGTTGGCGATCGAGAATGCAATTACCGATTTTCGGCGAATGCGCAAAAAATTCGATGGCGAGTTAAATAAAGATGCATTGGCGATTTTTGACTTATTCACTCACTTGTTAAATGACCCAATGTTGCGTGCAGACCTTAAAGCGCAGATAAACAAAGGTGATAGAGCTGATTGGGCGTTGAGACAAGTCGTGGAGACTTATTCACATCGATTTGCTCAAATGAGTGATGTGTATATGCGCGAAAGAGCTCAGGATATTAAAGAGCTAGGGCAAAGGTTGCTTTATTTTCTACACAATTCTGAATCTGGTCAAATCGTTCTAAAAAAGCCCGTTATTCTAGTTGTTAGAGAGCTTACAGCATCAATATTGGCAGGCGTGCCTAAGGAACAATTGTTAGCGGTTATTTCATTAGAAGGTGCCGCTAATTCGCACGCTGCTATTCTGTCTCGAGCATTAGGTGTCCCTGCCATAATGGGTGCTAATTTATCACCAGAAGCTATCCATGGTCGTATGGGTGTTGTTGATGGGTACAGCGGTAAGATCTTGGTTGAGCCCAACGATCAGTTATTACAAGAATACCGGTCATTACAAGGTGAAGAATTTGAGCTTTCTCAAATGGTTGAGGGAGAACTTAGTCAAGATGCCTGCACTAATGATGGAACAAAGATTGAAGTATTGTTAAATGCAGGTCTGAGTGCCGATACAAATATAGCCATTAATAAAGGTGTTGATGGTGTCGGTCTTTACAGGACAGAAATTCAATTTTTATTACAGCATCGATTCCCTTCAGAGGATGAGCAGGCTCAACAATATAGATGTGTCCTAAAGGCGTATATCAACAAAAAGGTGGTAATGCGAACTTTGGATATTGGCGGAGATAAGCCACTGCCATACCTTCCTATAGAAGAAGATAATCCATTTCTTGGTTGGAGGGGCATACGTTTTACGTTAGATCACCCAGATATATTTATTATTCAGTTAAGGGCAATGTTGCGGGCGAGCATTAGTTTGGATAATTTACGTATATTATTACCCATGGTGTCTAGCTGCCAGGAGTTAGACGAAGCGTTAAAACTTATCGATCAGGCGTTTACTGAAGTTAAGCAATTTGAGCCCAAAGTCGCTAAACCTGAGATAGGTATCATGGTTGAAGTTCCATCTATGATCTATTTACTGCCGATGGTTGCGGATAAAGTTGATTTTGTTTCTGTAGGGAGTAATGATCTTACTCAATATTTGCTGGCGGTAGATCGTAATAACTCTCGCGTTTCTGATATTTATGAATCTATCCACCCCGCCGTTATCATGGCATTGAAGCAAATACTTGATACGTGTAATCAATACAATATCCCGGTGAGCTTATGCGGTGAGTTGGCTGGCGATCCTGTTGGTGCATTGTTGCTTGTTGGTTTAGGATATCGTTCGTTAAGCATGAATACTTCAAATGTGGCCCGGGTAAAATATCTATTGAGACAAACAAGCGCAGCAGAATTAAAATCATTTTCTGACAAAGCTTTGACTAAGCGCTATAGCAAAGATACATATACTATGATGTTGAAATATTTAGAAAACAAGAATCTCGCAGGTTTTACTCGCGCAGGAAAGCAATAA
- the nhaR gene encoding transcriptional activator NhaR, producing MSHLNYNHLYYFWMVCKQGSVSKAADALFLTPQTVTGQIKALEDRVGGKLTKRNGRNVQPTELGQLIYKYSDRMFGLSYEMLDIVNYSQRSNVLFDVGVADALSKRLVSKVLMTTIPEDNSIHLRCFESTHELLLEQLSQHKLDMILSDCPVDSTQSPGLYSKKLGECSLSFFCYGRIDDIDFPAVLEERKILVPGSRTSMGRKVSQWFDQQGIRANILGEFDDVALMKAFAQSHKDVIFLAPNLYLSEILEESPLQLIANVHDLKEEYYVIFAERMIQHPAVKNVCDADFSNLFD from the coding sequence ATGTCACATTTGAATTATAACCATCTCTACTATTTTTGGATGGTGTGCAAGCAAGGTTCTGTATCTAAAGCCGCTGATGCTTTGTTTTTGACCCCTCAAACGGTCACAGGGCAGATAAAAGCACTCGAAGATAGGGTAGGTGGAAAGCTCACAAAGCGAAATGGTCGAAATGTTCAACCAACAGAACTTGGTCAGTTAATATATAAGTATTCTGACAGAATGTTTGGACTAAGCTATGAGATGCTCGATATTGTAAACTACAGTCAACGATCAAATGTATTGTTTGATGTTGGTGTAGCGGATGCCCTTTCCAAGCGTCTAGTGAGTAAAGTTCTCATGACAACAATCCCCGAAGATAACAGTATTCATCTGCGTTGTTTTGAGTCAACCCATGAGCTTTTACTCGAACAATTGTCACAACATAAATTGGATATGATTCTTTCAGACTGCCCAGTTGATTCAACTCAAAGTCCCGGCCTTTACAGTAAAAAATTGGGTGAGTGTTCGTTGAGTTTTTTTTGTTATGGCAGAATTGACGATATCGATTTTCCAGCTGTTTTAGAAGAGAGAAAAATTCTGGTACCAGGCAGTCGTACGTCAATGGGACGAAAGGTGTCTCAATGGTTTGATCAGCAGGGTATTAGGGCAAATATTTTAGGTGAGTTTGATGATGTAGCATTGATGAAAGCCTTTGCTCAGTCTCATAAAGATGTCATTTTTCTCGCACCAAACCTTTATCTTTCTGAAATACTTGAAGAGTCACCACTCCAATTAATTGCAAACGTGCACGACCTCAAAGAAGAGTATTACGTAATATTTGCAGAAAGAATGATTCAACACCCTGCGGTAAAGAATGTTTGTGATGCAGATTTTAGTAATTTGTTTGACTAA
- the rppH gene encoding RNA pyrophosphohydrolase — MIDGDGYRLNVGIVICNNHGQVFWAKRYGQHSWQFPQGGIDDGETPEQAMFRELYEEVGLTKQDVKIVATSRHWLRYRLPKRLVRWDSKPVCIGQKQKWFLLRMISDESQVNMQRGNTPEFDGWRWVSFWYPVRQVVSFKRDVYRRAMKEFASLAMPFKERKSKGKRKNRRG; from the coding sequence GTGATCGATGGCGATGGTTACCGCTTAAATGTGGGAATCGTGATTTGTAACAACCATGGTCAGGTATTCTGGGCTAAACGATACGGGCAACATTCTTGGCAGTTTCCTCAAGGGGGAATTGATGACGGAGAAACTCCTGAGCAAGCGATGTTCAGAGAGCTATACGAAGAAGTTGGTCTTACTAAACAGGATGTAAAAATAGTAGCAACAAGCCGTCATTGGTTAAGGTATCGCCTACCAAAGCGCCTTGTTCGTTGGGATTCTAAACCTGTTTGTATCGGGCAAAAACAGAAATGGTTTTTACTGCGCATGATTAGCGATGAGTCGCAAGTCAATATGCAACGTGGTAATACCCCTGAGTTTGATGGTTGGCGTTGGGTTAGTTTTTGGTACCCTGTTAGGCAAGTTGTTTCATTCAAACGTGATGTCTATAGGCGTGCGATGAAAGAATTTGCTTCTTTAGCTATGCCTTTTAAGGAGCGAAAGTCGAAAGGTAAACGTAAAAACCGTAGAGGATAG
- a CDS encoding thymidylate synthase — translation MKQYLDLCQRIVDEGVWIENSRTGKRCLTVINADLTYDVGNNQLPLVTTRKSFWKAAVAELLGYIRGYDNAEDFRHLGAKTWDANANLNEAWLQNPYRKGDDDMGRVYGVQGRRWAKPDGGFVDQLKKIVDDLTNGNDDRGEILNFYNPGEFHMGCLRPCMYSHHFSLLGDTLYLNSTQRSCDVPLGLNFNMVQVHVFLAIMAQITGKKAGLAYHKIVNGHIYEDQLELMRDVQLKREPLVAPQLKINPKIQSLEDLETWVTLDDFEVIGYESHDAIKYPFSV, via the coding sequence GTGAAGCAGTATTTAGATTTGTGCCAACGTATTGTTGACGAAGGGGTTTGGATTGAAAATAGTCGAACAGGTAAGCGTTGCCTGACGGTTATTAATGCGGATTTAACCTATGATGTAGGTAATAACCAACTTCCCCTTGTGACAACTCGAAAGAGTTTTTGGAAAGCCGCTGTTGCAGAGCTACTTGGTTATATTCGAGGCTATGATAATGCGGAAGATTTTCGTCATTTGGGCGCCAAAACTTGGGATGCGAATGCAAACTTAAATGAGGCTTGGCTGCAGAACCCATATCGTAAAGGTGACGATGATATGGGCAGAGTATATGGTGTTCAAGGGCGTAGGTGGGCTAAACCAGACGGTGGTTTTGTCGATCAACTAAAAAAAATTGTTGATGATTTAACGAACGGTAATGATGATCGAGGCGAAATCTTAAATTTTTATAATCCTGGTGAATTTCACATGGGTTGTTTAAGGCCTTGTATGTACAGTCATCACTTTTCATTGCTAGGTGATACCTTGTATTTGAATAGCACTCAACGCTCATGTGATGTGCCATTGGGGCTTAATTTCAATATGGTTCAGGTACATGTATTTTTGGCTATTATGGCTCAGATTACCGGTAAAAAAGCGGGATTGGCCTATCATAAGATAGTTAATGGTCATATCTATGAAGATCAATTAGAACTGATGAGAGACGTTCAATTAAAAAGGGAGCCTCTTGTTGCACCACAACTGAAAATAAACCCTAAGATTCAATCTCTAGAAGACTTGGAGACTTGGGTCACATTAGATGATTTTGAAGTGATTGGCTACGAAAGTCATGATGCGATTAAGTACCCGTTTTCGGTATAG
- a CDS encoding Na/Pi symporter — MVLEKKMNQATTSATPRQSSIKNLMRWANLVFMLYLLLLAVSMVGGGFKLATGEQAKTLFEFASHPVAGLMIGLVATALIQSSSTVTSIIVGLVAGGLPVETAIPMIMGANIGTTVTNTLVSLGHMRCKVEFKRAFASATVHDFFNLLAVLIFLPIEMMFGMLEKISHWLISPMLATGDMSIKGFNFVKPITKPVISALKEPLGAFSDSIAGIILIALGITTVFLAITVMGKLMKKLMVGRAKDILQSAIGKGPIHGIVSGSIVTVLVQSSSTTTSLMVPLVGTGVLKVRDIYPFTLGANIGTCITALLAATAVTGEYAVFALQIALVHLTFNILATVFIFGIPFLRELPLKGADIISDMAMKNKSVVAIYLIAVFIVMPGAILALTT, encoded by the coding sequence ATGGTCCTGGAGAAAAAAATGAACCAAGCGACAACGAGCGCTACACCGCGACAAAGCTCTATTAAGAATTTGATGCGTTGGGCGAACTTGGTATTCATGCTTTATTTACTTCTGCTTGCTGTTTCAATGGTAGGTGGTGGCTTCAAACTTGCTACTGGCGAGCAAGCTAAGACACTCTTTGAATTCGCTTCTCACCCCGTAGCTGGTCTAATGATAGGTTTAGTCGCAACGGCTCTCATCCAATCATCTAGTACTGTCACGTCTATCATTGTGGGTTTGGTAGCAGGTGGTTTACCTGTTGAAACCGCTATTCCAATGATCATGGGTGCCAATATAGGGACCACTGTAACCAATACCTTAGTCAGCCTAGGACATATGCGTTGCAAAGTTGAATTTAAACGTGCCTTTGCCAGTGCCACTGTTCACGATTTCTTTAATTTGCTTGCGGTGCTGATATTCCTACCAATCGAAATGATGTTTGGTATGTTAGAAAAAATATCCCATTGGTTAATTTCTCCTATGCTTGCCACTGGCGATATGAGTATAAAAGGATTTAACTTTGTTAAACCTATCACTAAACCTGTCATATCAGCGCTCAAAGAGCCTCTAGGTGCATTTAGTGACAGTATTGCTGGTATCATTCTTATTGCCCTAGGTATCACCACCGTTTTCCTAGCGATCACTGTGATGGGCAAATTAATGAAGAAACTGATGGTTGGTCGTGCAAAAGACATTCTTCAAAGCGCGATAGGTAAAGGTCCAATACACGGTATCGTATCAGGTTCCATTGTTACCGTTTTGGTGCAGTCTTCGTCTACGACAACAAGCTTGATGGTGCCACTCGTAGGTACAGGCGTACTCAAAGTAAGAGATATCTACCCATTCACCTTAGGTGCTAACATAGGTACTTGTATCACGGCTTTACTTGCTGCAACTGCTGTAACGGGGGAATATGCCGTATTTGCGTTACAAATTGCACTGGTTCATTTAACCTTTAATATCCTCGCAACTGTATTTATATTTGGTATTCCATTCTTACGTGAATTACCACTTAAAGGCGCAGATATTATTTCAGATATGGCAATGAAAAATAAATCCGTCGTCGCTATCTATTTAATTGCTGTATTCATTGTAATGCCAGGTGCCATTCTCGCTTTAACGACTTAA
- the lgt gene encoding prolipoprotein diacylglyceryl transferase, giving the protein MAQGFIEFPQIDPILVSLGPVSVRWYGLMYLFGFMFAIWLANRRADQPNSGWTREQVSDLLFAGFLGVVVGGRIGYVLFYHFDLFLDDPLYLFKVWTGGMSFHGGLIGVISAMGWYGYRNRRTFFSIADFVAPLVPFGLGLGRLGNFMNDELWGRVTDVSWGVLFPSGGYLPRHPSQLYEAFLEGVVLFVILNVFIRKSRPAGAVSGLFLIGYGSFRFIVEYFREPDEHLGLFGNFVSMGQILSSPMIIIGILMMIWAYKTDSRIQTVKGK; this is encoded by the coding sequence ATGGCTCAAGGCTTTATTGAGTTTCCACAGATTGATCCTATCCTCGTGTCTCTTGGACCTGTTTCGGTTCGTTGGTATGGATTGATGTATTTATTTGGGTTTATGTTCGCTATTTGGTTGGCAAATAGAAGAGCGGATCAACCCAATAGCGGATGGACAAGAGAACAGGTTTCGGACTTACTATTTGCCGGTTTTTTAGGTGTAGTGGTAGGAGGTAGAATCGGCTACGTGTTGTTTTATCATTTTGATCTGTTTTTGGATGACCCACTGTATTTATTTAAAGTCTGGACAGGTGGTATGTCATTCCATGGTGGATTGATTGGTGTTATATCCGCAATGGGATGGTATGGATATCGGAACCGTCGTACATTTTTCAGTATTGCAGACTTTGTCGCTCCGCTGGTTCCTTTTGGCTTGGGGTTGGGTCGACTCGGTAACTTTATGAATGATGAACTCTGGGGGCGTGTTACTGATGTTTCTTGGGGGGTTCTTTTTCCTAGCGGTGGTTATTTACCAAGACACCCGTCGCAGCTTTATGAAGCCTTTCTAGAAGGTGTTGTACTCTTTGTAATATTGAATGTATTTATTCGAAAATCTCGACCAGCCGGAGCGGTATCGGGGTTATTCTTAATTGGTTATGGTTCGTTTCGCTTTATTGTCGAGTATTTCCGAGAACCCGATGAGCATTTAGGGTTATTTGGTAATTTTGTGTCTATGGGACAAATACTCTCTTCTCCAATGATTATAATTGGTATTTTGATGATGATTTGGGCGTACAAAACAGATAGTCGTATACAAACGGTTAAAGGTAAATAA
- a CDS encoding cytidine/deoxycytidylate deaminase family protein — MISKWAQRFFQMAELVGSWSKDPSTQVGAVITEKNRIVSVGFNGYPHGVSDSASTDDRDMKYLKTLHAEENAILFAKRDLDGCEIWVTHFPCPNCAAKIIQTGIASVHCPEQTEDFLSRWEDKINVSQDMFLQAGVKVDWLPISEIK, encoded by the coding sequence ATGATTTCAAAATGGGCACAGCGTTTTTTTCAAATGGCTGAGTTAGTGGGTTCATGGAGTAAAGATCCTTCCACACAAGTTGGTGCGGTAATTACTGAAAAAAATCGCATCGTATCCGTTGGTTTTAATGGCTATCCGCATGGTGTTTCAGATAGTGCCAGTACTGATGATCGTGATATGAAATACCTTAAAACTCTCCATGCGGAAGAAAATGCGATTTTGTTTGCTAAGCGGGATCTCGATGGCTGTGAAATTTGGGTGACACATTTTCCGTGTCCAAATTGTGCGGCGAAGATTATTCAGACTGGTATTGCTAGCGTACATTGTCCTGAACAAACAGAAGATTTTCTCTCTCGTTGGGAAGATAAAATCAACGTTAGCCAAGATATGTTTTTGCAAGCAGGTGTAAAGGTAGATTGGTTACCAATTTCAGAAATTAAGTAG
- the mutH gene encoding DNA mismatch repair endonuclease MutH, with protein MKPEPKTEAELLQRALDIAGLSFLELAEDANMTVPPDLKRDKGWVGQLLEWHLGATAGSKPQQDFLDLGIELKSIPISYTGKPLETTFVCVAPLVGVHGLTWQTSHVRQKLSKVLWIPIEGEREIPLADRKVGSPILWSPNKEEQDQLQLDWEELMEMIVLGQVEQITARHGEVLQLRPKAANSRVLTQAYGATGKPIKTTPRGFYLRTQFTHKILKRHFS; from the coding sequence ATGAAACCAGAACCAAAAACCGAGGCGGAGCTCTTGCAAAGAGCGTTAGATATTGCAGGACTTTCATTTCTTGAGCTCGCAGAAGATGCGAATATGACCGTTCCTCCAGATTTAAAACGCGACAAAGGTTGGGTTGGTCAATTACTTGAATGGCACCTGGGTGCTACAGCAGGAAGCAAACCACAACAAGATTTCTTGGATCTAGGAATAGAGCTTAAGAGCATTCCTATTAGTTACACAGGAAAACCACTAGAAACGACCTTTGTATGTGTCGCACCACTCGTCGGTGTACATGGTTTAACTTGGCAGACAAGTCATGTACGACAAAAACTATCCAAAGTACTTTGGATCCCGATTGAAGGTGAACGCGAAATACCGTTAGCGGATCGTAAGGTAGGATCGCCGATCTTATGGTCACCGAACAAAGAAGAACAAGATCAACTTCAACTAGATTGGGAAGAGTTAATGGAGATGATCGTTTTAGGCCAAGTAGAGCAGATAACGGCGAGACATGGAGAGGTTTTGCAGTTAAGACCCAAAGCAGCCAATAGTCGAGTCCTAACACAAGCGTATGGCGCAACAGGAAAGCCAATAAAAACGACGCCAAGAGGCTTTTACTTAAGAACTCAGTTCACTCATAAAATATTGAAGCGGCACTTTTCTTAA